The genome window CATCTTGGAGGCCGTGCCGGCCAGGAGAGTCGATCGCCGATGGAGTCGCCATGGTGGTTTCTCCCAGGTACACGTTCCGACACATCTTCATCGCGTGTTTTGGCGACGTTTTTCCGATCATTGAACTGCGAACTCCGGGGCGTGCCAACGTGGGCCGGACCAGGTGTTGCGTCCAGATCAGCACGTTCGGGACGAGTTGCTCGGCCGGAAGTTCGATGGCGCTCGGAAAGCCTACCCATGGAACAATACTGTTCGGCACGACTTGCATATAAGCCATCGGAGGCGATTGCCTCCCTTCTCCCCTGGTGGGAGAAGGTGCCCCGTAGGGGCGGATGAGGGGGGGCATAACCGTCGGCGGACGTTGGGATCCCCCTCATCCGGCCTTCGGCCACCTTCTCCCACCAGGGGAGAAGGGAGGTTACCATCGCTTCTTCTGAAGCTCAATTCCCGTGCCGAACAGTATTGACCCATGGAATTTCTCGTCTTCAAGGTCGCGGTGCTTTCCGAGCTGTCCTTCGTACCAGTTGCCTGCCTCCCAACTTTTCCTCGTGCGGGCCGTCGGGCCGGGTCGCCCGGGAGGATTGCTCCCGCCCAGCGGGCCGTCGGTGTCAAGCGGGCCGTCGGTGTCCGGGCCGTCGGTGTCGGCGTCCGGGCCGTCGGTGTCCGGGCCGTCGGTGTCAGTTCATTTTCCGCCTCGACACGGGCCGTCGGTGTCAGTTCATTTTCCGCCTCGACAGGCCGTCGACGTCGGGGGCGTCTATGCGGGATGGTCGGAAGGCAGTAGCCTCGCTTCCTAACCTTCGAAGATGAAGTCGATGTTCGCCCTGGACGGGAACCGGAGGAGCCCCGGCTAGCGTCTGAGGAAAGCCCGCTTCTCGATCATCCCGAACATGGCTTCGATGGCCAGGGCCAGCACGGCGGCTGGGATGGCGCCTTCGAGCATGAGGGGGACGTCGAACTTGTCGATCCCGCGCAGGATGGGACGGCCGTAGCCGCCGGCGCCGATGAAGCCGCCGAGCGTGGCCGTGCCCACGTTGATCACGGCGGCCGTCCGCACGCCGGCCAGGATGGTCGCGGCTGAGAGGGGGAGCTCGACGCGCCAGAGCACGGCCCTCGGCGGCAGCCCGAGCGCCTCGGCCGATTCGCGGAGTGATCGGGGGACGCTCGTCAGGCCGGCGTATGTGTTCCGCACGACGGGGAGCAGGCTGTAGAGGAACAGGGCGGCGATCGCCGGCGGTGCGCCGGTCCCCCGCCCCACCAGCCACATCATCACCGGGATCATGAAGAGCAAAAGCGCGAGCGAAGGGATCGTCTGGATCACCCCGGCCGAGGCCAGGACGAACCGCCCCAACGTCGGTCGGCGGGCGGCGATCACTCCCAGCGGGATTCCCACCAGCACCGCGGCCAGCAGTGACGGGACGACGAGGACCAGGTGCTCAAGGGTCGTGGCCGTCACGCGCCCGGCCAGCGTGTCCTCGCCCGATGAAGACCCGAGCCCCAACTCGGACCGGATGAACTCGGCCGCGACTTCGCGCTCGTCGCGCTTGTCCACCTGGACGGCGGCGTTCATCCGTTGCATCGCCTCCTCGGAGATGCGGCCTTCCAGCCGACGGAGCTGGTCCGCGACCGCGGGCCGCCGGACTTCGAGGTCCTCGCGATACAACCAGACCGCCTCGTAAGCCGGGAAGAAGTTCAGGTCGTCCGGCAGCACCAGGAGGTCGTACTGCGCGATCTCGCCGTCGGTGGTGTAAACCTCGGTCACGTCGAGCGCCTTCTCCACCACGGCGCGATACGCCAGGGTATGGTTCATCCCCTGGACGTTGGCCTGCGGCAGGCCGTAGCGACGCTTCAAACCCGGCCAGCCGTCGGGCCGATCGAGGAACTCGTGGATGAAGCCGCACCGCAGTTCTGGATGGTCGCGGAGGTCGGACGTCTTCGTGATGCCCAGGGAGGCGGCGACGTCCTTGCGCATGCCGAGCGCGTAGTTGTTGCGGAAGCCGAGCGGTCGGCCGAGGCGGACCCCGTGCTTCGCCAGCGCGGCGGCGAGGTCCGGCGGATCGTCCCTGAGGATCTGCCGAGTGATGGTGCCGGTGTACTCGGCATAGGCGTCGATGTCGCCCTGGGTCAGCGCCAGCCAGAGCGCGGGAGTCCCGCCGAGGTCGTCACGCCGCGCCGGCACCCCCGCGAGGCGGGCCATGAGGACGCCGATCTCGGAGAGGATCACCGACTCGGTGAACTTCTTCGCACCGATCACGGTCGGCTTCGGAGCCCGAGTGCAGCCGGACGCGACGAGACCCGCGACCAGGATGCAAGCGGAGAGCCTGGCGATGAGGAAGGGAAGCCGCCGGGGCCTCATGCGGGGATCTCCGGGGCCCTGTGGGCCTGGACGAAGCGGGTGACGAAGGCGTCCGCGGGGCGACGCCACAGGTCGGCCGGGCTCCCATCCTGCACGATCCGCCCGTCGCGGAGGAGGACGACCCGGTCGGCGAAGAACGTCGCCTCGCCCAGGTCGTGCGTCACGAGGACCACGGTCTTGCCCAGCTCGCGGAAGATGTCGCGGAGTTCGTCCTGGAGATCGGCGCGGACGAGCGGATCGAGCGCGCCGAGCGGCTCGTCGAGCAGCAGCGCGTCCGGTTCCAGCATCAGGGCTCGCATCAGCCCGACTCGCTGCCGTTGCCCGCCCGAGAGCTGATCCGGATACCGGTCGAGCCCCTCGGCGGGAAAGCGGGCCAGCGTCGCCAACTCGTCCACGCGATCCGCGATCCAACGGCGATCCCTCCCGAGATAACGCGCCATCAGCGTCACGTTTTCGCGCGCCGTCAGGTGGGGGAAGAGGCCTCCCTCCTGGATCACGTAGCCGACCCGGAGCCGCACCGAGCCGATCGTCTCGGGCGTGACGGGTTCGCCGTCGAAGCGGACTTCCCCGGCGTCCGGGACGACCAGGCCGATGAGGAGCCGCAGGAGAGTTGATTTCCCACAGCCGCTGGGCCCGATCAGCACGGTCGTCCGCCCGGCTGGCAGGTCCAGCGAGAGCGGGCCGAGGGCCGTCCGGTCCGCATAAGATTTCTCGACGCCTCGCAGCGTGAACATCGAATTATCACCGTGTTTTGACGTGATCGCCTCCGCGATCTCAGGCCGTGGGCGTCGCCGTGAAGTGGAGGACGGCGAAGTAGCCGCGAGCGTCGGTCCAGGTATCATCGAGGCGAAGCCCGCACGCTCCGGCCCGGACGGCGAGTTCGGCGACGTCGTACTTGTATGAGTTCTCGGTGTGGATCGACTCGCCGGCGCGGAAGTCGAACGTCGTGGAGCCGACGGTCGCCTGCTGCTCCGAATCGCTCACGAGGTGCATCTCGATCCTCGATTCCTCGCGGTTGTAGTAGGCGACGTGGCGGAAGGCCTGCACGTCGAAGTCGGCCCCCAACTCGCGGTTGATTCGGACGAGAAGGTTACGGTTGAATGCGGCGGTCACGCCGGCCGCATCGTTGTAGGCTCGCTCCAGGACTTCCGGGTCCTTTCGCAGGTCGACGCCCAGCAGCAGCCCTCCCCCTTCGCCGACGAGGTGGGCGATGCGTCGGAGGAGGGCGTCGGCCTCGGGCGGGTCGAAATTGCCGATCGTCGAGCCGGGGAAATAGACCACGCGCCTCCGCGAGGGCCGCTCGGGGACTGCGAACCGGGTCGTGAAGTCAGCGACGACGGGGACGATGTCCAGGTACGGATAGTCGGCGGCCAGGGTCGCGGCGGCCGCGCGGAGGTGTTCCCCCGAGACGTCCACCGGCACGTATCCGGCCGCCCGGTCGAGCCGATCCAGCAGGATCCGGACTTTCGTCGCGCTGCCGGCGCCGAGTTCGATCAGCAGGCAACGCGAGCCGCAACGCTCGGAGATCGCCCCGGCGTTTGCGTGCATGATGCCGATCTCGGTGCGCGTTGGGTAGTACTCGGGGAGGTCGGTGATGCGGTCGAACAAGCGAGACCCGACGGCGTCGTAGAAATACTTTGACGGCAGCCGCTTCCGCCGCAGGGAGAGCCCGGCGAGGACGTCGGATCGGAGGCATTTGTTGGCGCGCGTTGCGATCAGGGCGTTCATCATGCTGGGGCGTCCTTGGCGAGCCGAAGGCCGGTGAATTGCCAGCGGGCGTCCGGCGGGAAGAAGTTACGGTACGTCAGGCGGACGTGCGCCGCGGGCGTGGCGCACGAGCCGCCGCGGAGGACCATCTGGTTGCACATGAACTTGCCGTTGTATTCGCCCAGCGCGCCGGCGGCCGGCCGGTAGCCGGGATAGGCGACGTAAGGGCTGGCGGTCCAGACCCAGACGTCCCCGTAGCACGACCCTCCGGCCGCGCCCGGGTGGAAGCGTTCCGAATCGAGGAAGTTGCCGCGCACCTCGCGCGGCCCGACCGCGGCCTCCCATTCGAACTCGGTCGGCAAGCGAGCGCCCGCCCAGCGGGCGTAGGCGTCGGCCTCATAGTAGCTGATATGGCAGACCGGCTCGGCCGGGTCGAGCGGCCGCGTCCCGCGGAGCGTAAAGGAGACGCGTTCGGAGCCTTCGAGATGCCAGTACAACGGCGCGGACCAGCCGACGGCCTGCTTCGCCGCCCAACCGTCAGATAGCCAGAGATCCGGGCGGCTGTAGCCGTCGTCGGCGATGAAATCGAGATACTCGCCGTTGGTGACAGGCCGCGAGGCGAAGTCGAACGCCTCCAGGAACACGCGATGCCGCGGCCCCTCGTTGTCGAATGCGAACCCATCCCCGTCATGACCGATCCAGCGCACGTCCGCCGGGTGCGACTCCCACTCGAGGCGGGCGGCCTGCGCCGGCGGGGCCTCGCTCGGCGGGGCGTACCGCGGGCGGAGCGGATTCAGCCCGAAGGCGTGCTTCAGGTCGGTGAGCAGCAGCTCCTGGTGCTGCTCCTCGTGGTACATGCCGAGTTCGAGGATCGGGGAGATCTCGGCCAACTCGCGATCGTCGATCGACTCCAGCAGCGACAACATCCGTTCGTCGACCGACCGTCGATAGGCGTAAATCTCGGCGACGGTGGGACGCGACAGCAACCCCCGCGCGGGACGCGGCCAACGGTCGCCGACGGCGTTGTAGTAGGAGTTGAACAGGTAGCAAAACTGGGGATGAAACGGACGGAAGCCCGGTTCGCGCCGCTCCAGGATGAACGTCTCGAAGAACCAGGCGGTGTGGGCCAGGTGCCACTTGGGAGGACTGCAATCGGGCATCGACTGAAGCTGATAATCCTCCAACTCCAACGGCTTGCATAGCTTTTCGGTCCGGGCGCGGGTGTCGCGGAAACGCCGAGCCAGGACAGGTCGTGCGACGGTTTCGAGCAACTGTCCGGGCATGTCGTCTCCTGGGCGATCGAGATCGAATTGGGGAGCCAGCTCCAAAGGCGACCATGCCGAGGTGCATCGGGATGAGACCCCATCCCGCAACACGACGACTCCCCCGGGAGCTTCGGCCCGGGAGAGCGACACGTGATTCTGCGGGTGAGGACAAGTGCCACGCATGAGTGATGTTGGGCCTCGCACGGCTCTCGGTTGGCGGAAACCATTCAATCGGCGCGCCGTTGAGAGCTTACTCAGGTGGCTCTCGAGTGGTTCGGGTGGGGGCAGACAAGCCGTTCGGCAACGTTTGGCGAGATGCACGCGTTGACTGGCATCGCTGTCGGGATTGGCGATCTCGCTGGGATTCTCGCGGCTTTCTCATGTCGACTGGCCGACGCACCGCCCACGGAGCGAGTTTGGATGTTTCGCGACGTCGATCGGGGTTGAGAGAAAACAAAACTGTTAGGATCGAAGGCCGCTCGGGCGGGTGGGGCCGCCGAGTTTTCGTGGTCGGCGGCGGAGGCTTGGCGTCGTGCAGTCTCTGGGCATCGTGTTGATGTGCGTGGCCGCGGCGGTCTGCTACGGGATCGTTCACGATCAGGTGACGGCCCGGGTGTGCGTCGAGTATTTCACCGTTGGCCATCCGCCGGTGTTCGGCACCGACGACCCGACCCTGCTCGGCCTCGGCTGGGGCGTGATTGCGACGTGGTGGGCCGGCCTGCTGGTTGGGATCCCGTTGGCCCTGGTCGCCCGCGCCGGGTCGCGACCCAGGCGGACGGTCGGGTCGCTGGTTCGGCCGGTCGCCGGGCTGCTCGCCGTCATGGCGGTGTGCGCCTTCGCGGCCGGCGTGGTCGGTTGGCTGCTGGCGTCCGCCGGGCTGGTGGTTCTGGTCGGTCCGATCGCCCAGGAACTGCCGGCCGAAAGGCACGTGCCGTTCCTCGCGGACCTCTGGGCGCACTCGGCCAGCTATTTCTTCGGCTTCGCCGGCGGCGTCGTGGTCATGGTGATGGTGTGGCGCTCGCGGGGCCGAGCGGCCAGGGTTCAGAGCACCGGACTGGACGCGGCCGCCGACCATCGGAGCACGACGGGGAACGCGAGTCTTTCATCGGCGGCGACCGGCGGGGGCTTCGATCAGGAGGCGAGGCGCATTGAAGCGACGCTGCCGCCCGGACCGCGGGTCGCGATTCTGGGGAGCACCGATTTCTGGCATGCCGACAGCGAGCGGACCTGCGCCCGGATCGGCCAGTTGCTCGCAGGCATCCGCGGACTGGTACTGCTGACTGGCGGGGTCGAGGGGATCGGCGAAGCGGTCGGTCGCAGCTTCTTCCGGGCCCGTTGCGAATCCGGACAGGAGCCGCGCGTCTATCACGTACTCCCCGAGGGCGAGGAAGCGTGGGACTACGGTGAGACGCTCTTCGCCGGGGCCGACATGACCGAGCGGCGCGAAGTTCTGGGGCGGCTCTCGAAGGTCTTCTTGATGGTCGAAGGCGGGCCGCGAGCAGGACACGAGGCCGACGTCGCCGCCGCCCACGGCGCGGTCGTCATCCCGGTCGGCCGATCCGGCGGCCATGCCGCTGCCCTGTTCGGCAAAATGAGCCGGCCGCCCGCCATCGACTCCGACGCGTGGGCAACCCTGGGGTCGAATCAATCCACGCCCG of Paludisphaera rhizosphaerae contains these proteins:
- a CDS encoding ABC transporter permease/substrate-binding protein, with translation MRPRRLPFLIARLSACILVAGLVASGCTRAPKPTVIGAKKFTESVILSEIGVLMARLAGVPARRDDLGGTPALWLALTQGDIDAYAEYTGTITRQILRDDPPDLAAALAKHGVRLGRPLGFRNNYALGMRKDVAASLGITKTSDLRDHPELRCGFIHEFLDRPDGWPGLKRRYGLPQANVQGMNHTLAYRAVVEKALDVTEVYTTDGEIAQYDLLVLPDDLNFFPAYEAVWLYREDLEVRRPAVADQLRRLEGRISEEAMQRMNAAVQVDKRDEREVAAEFIRSELGLGSSSGEDTLAGRVTATTLEHLVLVVPSLLAAVLVGIPLGVIAARRPTLGRFVLASAGVIQTIPSLALLLFMIPVMMWLVGRGTGAPPAIAALFLYSLLPVVRNTYAGLTSVPRSLRESAEALGLPPRAVLWRVELPLSAATILAGVRTAAVINVGTATLGGFIGAGGYGRPILRGIDKFDVPLMLEGAIPAAVLALAIEAMFGMIEKRAFLRR
- a CDS encoding ATP-binding cassette domain-containing protein, with protein sequence MFTLRGVEKSYADRTALGPLSLDLPAGRTTVLIGPSGCGKSTLLRLLIGLVVPDAGEVRFDGEPVTPETIGSVRLRVGYVIQEGGLFPHLTARENVTLMARYLGRDRRWIADRVDELATLARFPAEGLDRYPDQLSGGQRQRVGLMRALMLEPDALLLDEPLGALDPLVRADLQDELRDIFRELGKTVVLVTHDLGEATFFADRVVLLRDGRIVQDGSPADLWRRPADAFVTRFVQAHRAPEIPA
- the egtD gene encoding L-histidine N(alpha)-methyltransferase, giving the protein MMNALIATRANKCLRSDVLAGLSLRRKRLPSKYFYDAVGSRLFDRITDLPEYYPTRTEIGIMHANAGAISERCGSRCLLIELGAGSATKVRILLDRLDRAAGYVPVDVSGEHLRAAAATLAADYPYLDIVPVVADFTTRFAVPERPSRRRVVYFPGSTIGNFDPPEADALLRRIAHLVGEGGGLLLGVDLRKDPEVLERAYNDAAGVTAAFNRNLLVRINRELGADFDVQAFRHVAYYNREESRIEMHLVSDSEQQATVGSTTFDFRAGESIHTENSYKYDVAELAVRAGACGLRLDDTWTDARGYFAVLHFTATPTA
- the egtB gene encoding ergothioneine biosynthesis protein EgtB codes for the protein MPGQLLETVARPVLARRFRDTRARTEKLCKPLELEDYQLQSMPDCSPPKWHLAHTAWFFETFILERREPGFRPFHPQFCYLFNSYYNAVGDRWPRPARGLLSRPTVAEIYAYRRSVDERMLSLLESIDDRELAEISPILELGMYHEEQHQELLLTDLKHAFGLNPLRPRYAPPSEAPPAQAARLEWESHPADVRWIGHDGDGFAFDNEGPRHRVFLEAFDFASRPVTNGEYLDFIADDGYSRPDLWLSDGWAAKQAVGWSAPLYWHLEGSERVSFTLRGTRPLDPAEPVCHISYYEADAYARWAGARLPTEFEWEAAVGPREVRGNFLDSERFHPGAAGGSCYGDVWVWTASPYVAYPGYRPAAGALGEYNGKFMCNQMVLRGGSCATPAAHVRLTYRNFFPPDARWQFTGLRLAKDAPA
- a CDS encoding SLOG cluster 4 domain-containing protein codes for the protein MQSLGIVLMCVAAAVCYGIVHDQVTARVCVEYFTVGHPPVFGTDDPTLLGLGWGVIATWWAGLLVGIPLALVARAGSRPRRTVGSLVRPVAGLLAVMAVCAFAAGVVGWLLASAGLVVLVGPIAQELPAERHVPFLADLWAHSASYFFGFAGGVVVMVMVWRSRGRAARVQSTGLDAAADHRSTTGNASLSSAATGGGFDQEARRIEATLPPGPRVAILGSTDFWHADSERTCARIGQLLAGIRGLVLLTGGVEGIGEAVGRSFFRARCESGQEPRVYHVLPEGEEAWDYGETLFAGADMTERREVLGRLSKVFLMVEGGPRAGHEADVAAAHGAVVIPVGRSGGHAAALFGKMSRPPAIDSDAWATLGSNQSTPEEAATAAIRAVQACVDSTS